TGGCTACCCAGGAGCAGGACGTGGGCGGCAACCTGTGGTTTTTTACCGCCTTCGACAGCGGCAAGACCGCCGAGCTCGAGGCCGACTCGCAGGTCAACGTCGCCTACGTCGATCCCTCCAGCAACCGCTACGTCTCGGTGGCCGGCAAGGGCCTTATCAGCCGCGACAAGGCCAAGATGAAAGAGCTCTGGAGCGAGCCGCTGAGGGCCTGGTTCCCCAAGGGCCTGGACGACCCGCAGATCGCCCTCCTGCAGGTCGCGGTCTCGGGCGCCCAGTACTGGGACTCGCCCTCGGGTCTGATGGTCATGCTGGGTGGCTATTTGAAGGCCGTGACGACCGGCAAGCGCGCCGAGGGCGGCGAGAACGAGACGCTCGAGCTCGAG
This DNA window, taken from Deinococcota bacterium, encodes the following:
- a CDS encoding pyridoxamine 5'-phosphate oxidase family protein; this translates as MSDATMTHDEAIKKLNEEIKGIRIAMLTTRAPDGELHSRPMATQEQDVGGNLWFFTAFDSGKTAELEADSQVNVAYVDPSSNRYVSVAGKGLISRDKAKMKELWSEPLRAWFPKGLDDPQIALLQVAVSGAQYWDSPSGLMVMLGGYLKAVTTGKRAEGGENETLELE